The stretch of DNA CTCAGCCTCTTGGTCATCGTCCAGGTCTTCTTGGGTGGCCCGTCGAGCGGCTTGTACTGCGCCCACCTCCGCCCCTTCCTCCTGGACGTTGCCTTCGCGAAACCGAAACCAGGAATTGGCAAAGGTGTAAGGGCAGGACAGCAGGCGCTTATTCAGCACTTCCACTGCGAACCCTCCTGCTAGCTGGTCGGTTTTACTGGAGGCCGCAATCAGGCTTTTCACCGCACTGCGGAAGGCTGCAAACGCTTCCGAGAGCCGTCGCTCCTCCCTGGAAAAATAGACGGGCACAGGCTCCGTGAGCCGCCGACAGAACCGGGGTGTGCGGCCCTCTTGCTCGTCCAGGGCGTTAATCTCTTTTTTCAGCCGCCGAATCACCACCTCTTGAATACGCTGCTGCATATCGGGGGTGAAGTCGCTGGTTTGGGTAAAGCGCACCGGATCGAGTTGCTCTAACAGGCCCGAAAAACAGCGAGTGTGGCCATTGTGGGGGGTAGCGCTGAGGAAGAGCTTGTGCTCGAACCAAGGTGCGATCGCCCGCAGCATCTTCGACAGATCGCTATCTTCCCCAAAGTTGGAGGGCATCAGGTTGTGGGATTCATCCACAATCAGCAAATCCCACGGCAGCTGGGCCGACCCCTCCGGCTGGCGGCAGGCCGCGCGAAATTGCTCCAGCACATCCGGCTGCCGCAGGTAGTGATAAGAGGTCACAATGCGAGGAAACGTCCGCCACGGGTTGGCATCGAGCCCCAACCGCTTTTGCAGAGCGTGGGTCTCGGCCCGGTCGATCACATCAAAGGACAGGGCGAACTTAGTCTTCATTTCCTGCTGCCACTGTTTCCGCAGGGCGGCAGGGCAGAGAATCAGCACCCGACGAATGCGCCGACGCAGCAGCAGCTCAGTCAGGATCAACCCCGCCTCCACGGTTTTGCCTAGGCCCACGTCGTCTGCCAGCAGCAGCGAGATGCGCGGCATCTGAAGCGCCTTGAGCAACGGCACCAACTGAAAGTCTTCGACCTGGACGGCACCAAAGAAGGGCGAGGCGATTGGGGGTTGGGCTTGGGGGGAGGTGCGATCGAAGCTCAGGAACGGTGACAGAGCAGTCCACCGGGTTGCCCGTAACAGGGCATCGTACTCTGCCGGGGGCATAGGGTCTGAGTTTTCAATGGGCGGTAGAGCGGTAGGTTCCAGCAGGGTCTTGTTGACTTCTCGTTCCCAGATCAGGCTGTCTTCAGGGGGGCCGTCGGAGTCGATGTACTCTAGCCGCACCAGGTGAACTTGCCCCTCGGGGCCAGCGCCAAAGGGCTCGACAGCCGCAATCAGCGCCCGGCGATTGCGCAGGGTGGCGAGCATACCCACCTGGGGTATGGAGGGAGAAGCGGTGTCTGGTGTGCTGGTGCTGACCATAGGTGCGGGTTGAATCTCAGGTGAGGGAGCGACATCTGCTGCTTAGCCAAGCTAACAGCTAATGCTCTAAGCCCTTGTGACTCTTCACCTTTGTTTAGTCCCAAGGGCATGCATCGAAGCTTAACGTCGGCTAACCGACGTTAAGGACAAAGGGCTGTGTCTAGTTTATTGGGCTGTTATTTCGTGGCCAAGCTGCTTAGCAATGTCGAGGAAGGGGCCAATATTGCCAATACCCCACTGGTTGCAGACCGCAACAGTTTGATTATCCCCTGTCCGTAAAATCTGGCTCTCATCCAGGAAATAGCGCTTTTGGCCCTTCTCTACGGCTTTCTCAATTGGAGCTACCACTCCAAAGGAACTGTGAAGGAAATCGGGAAACATCTGCCTCAGCTCATCCAAAGTCGCATAGGGATGCTCCTGAAGGTACTGGGTGACTACGGCCAGTACCAAGTTGCGCTTGTTGTACATCTGGCCCAGGAACTTATATTGCGTGGTATCTCTGCTAGAACGAGCGGCAGCCCTTTGCGCCTCTGCTTGCTCCCGAATTCTTACCTGGTATTCCTCCGCCTCTGGCAGAGGGATAATCTGCTCAATGTCTAGCAGCCGCTCGTCCCCAAGCTTGTAAGACTGAAGGCGGACACAGCGAATGTCCAGGTCGCGTTCGTTCAGCCACATGACGGTGGTGATCAACTCTTTTGAGAAGTTGGCCGAGGCTAACACGATTCTGACATGTGGACACTGGTCTGTTAGACGGTGATGGGTAAAATGATTGCAATGCAACTACTTCAGAGTCATGGATTGTCCTCACTGCCAGAGCCCCCAGGTTGTGAAGAATGGGCGGGAATCGCTCTCAGAGGGTGTGCTGCTTCAGCGATATCGCTGCAACGACTGCAGTAAGAGGTTTAATGAGCGCACCGGCACCCCGATGGCGCGCCTCCGAGCACCTAGTTCCGTGGTGGCCACGGCGCTGACTAGCCGCACCGAAGGGATGGGGGTGCGGGCGGCGGGCCGCACTTTCGGTAAATCTCATTCTACGATTCTGCGCTGGGAAGAGCGTTTAGCGAATCAGGTTAACCAGTGGTCACCCCCGGCATCAGGGGATCGAGAGGTGACGCTACAAGGGGATGAAGTGTACACTCGCATCGGCGAGAACCATCCTCCCGCTAGCTCAGAAGGTTGGACAATCCACTTCATTAAACGCAGCAGTCGCTACTGGGTCTCGGCGATGGCGGGTCATAAGGACGAACTGCTGTTTCAACGGGGAACGCAGCAGGCCTGGCAGTGGGCACAGGTGCGTTCTTATATTCGGTGGTTCACTGACGGTGAGCGGCGCTACGCCAAAGCATTGTGGGACTTGGCCAGTGTCTATCTGGCGCTTCGCGATTGTCCGGGGGCCTACCGCACCCAAAAAGTCTGGCGAGAAGGATTGGAGGTGGCGATGAAAATCAAAGGGTCTCAAGGCCAGCGACGTGTGGTTTGGGTCAAGACAGAGCATCCGTTTACCGCCATGAGCCTCATATCGGAGGTGAATGCGAATCATAATGAGGCCCAGAATGCGGCCCTGAGACGACGCTGTAGCGCCTATCGTCGGCGTCAGAATCTCTATGCTAAGACTCGCTCAGGGTTACAGCGCGTCTTAGATGTCCAGCGGATCATCCACAATTGGGTTAGACCGCACTAGGGATTGGGGAAACGGACGACTCCGGCGATGGCGATAGGCCTCTGCTCTCGCCCCTTATCAACCCACGAAATCCTTTGCATGAGAGGGGTTCAATGCATCTCCTCTTAACGAACCAGTGCCGCGAGGCCCTGGTTACCCAACTGAAAGGGCAGGTCGAAAGTATGGTGCGGGAGAAAGTAATCGTGCCATTGCGATCGCCCGATTGACCATGCATAGCCATAATCTAAAGCCAACATAATCGGGACGGTGAAGTAGGCTGAGCTTGCCCCAAGCAGGATGCTCAAGCCATTGAAATAATGCCTCGAATCTACTCCGGCTTATTAATGTCCTCCGACTCTTGGTGGATTCCTTTCACTCCAGGCTTTTTGCGGCCTTCCTTGGTACCTCAATTCCGTCGTCCACATACACCCGCTGTCTCTGGATGCTATGGACATGGGTCTGCTTGCTCATCCATCCCCCCATCCCATAGACAGCCTGTCCACGCTATGGGCAGAAGACACAAACCTGTGCAGCGCTTAGACATAGCATCCACTCACCAACTTATTACATTGAGGTAATTGGTCACCGCTGGTGGCTGCTGCTCAAAACACGCTCCATGCTAACAGAACAAACCATCGAACCGAGGCTTCACAATTAAAGATCGGGCGCAAGATATCCAGGATTTGCTTCAAGCTTTTGCAGAGCTCTATAATAATTCTGGTTGTTAATGATCACTTTAGCCAATCTCGGATATGACGGCCTTCTCGGAAGAAGACGTGTCCGTTTTTCATCACTTTCCCTATGGCCTGAGAACTTCACATTGGCCAGAAAAAGTCTTATCTTATTGCTCCTATGCAACCATACCTCGTTGATTTTGCCATTGTAACTGCGCTTAAAATTGAGCGTGACGCGGTGTTGAGCCGTCTTGACAAATACGAGGTTGTCAAAGAGGATTTTGAGCCACAGGTGTATTACCGGGGTTCTATTAAGATTCCAGGAACAAGCGAGTGTTATACAGTAGTCGTAACACTGCTACTGGATATGGGGAATGATGAAGCCGCTACTGCCGCAACTCGATTGCTGCAACGCTGGCAACCTGCAAATTTGTTTATGGTAGGGATTGCTGGCGGGGTACGTGGCAAGGTTGAATTGGGTGATGTAGTTGTCGCAAAATTTGTCTTTTATTATGAACCAGCAAAGTTGACTGCAACAGGTGAGCAGCATCGTCCAGAACAGTTTCCAACTGACACATTACTTCGTAGCCGTGCTTACTTCTATGAAGCAGCCGAGTGGAAATCCAAAATTGCCGTTGTACGACCAGGGATCCCCCAAATTGAAGATACATTGCCTAATGTTCATTTTGAACCGATTGCAAGCGGTGAAAAAGTTATCGCTGATTTAGAAACACTCCCCCAACTTTTGCAGGCATGTCCCAAGCTTGCAGCCGTAGCGATGGAGGGTGCAGGGGTGGCGCGAGCAGCAAGGAGCCACAACGCTCCGCCTCGTTTTATGGAGATTAGGGGGATTTGTGATTTTGCTGATCCCGATAAAAATGATGACTGGCATTGTTATGCGGCGAATGCCGCCGCCGCATTTACCATCGGGCTATTACACGATCGCCCTGTACCTCCTCTCAATACAGAGCGACTTTTGAATAAGCCAGAGAAGCCACTACTAATAATCTGTGCCCAGTCTTTACCTAACCGAGTGATTGCCCCAGATGAAATTCTGAGCGGATTAAATGATGGCCTTAAAGGGCGGACAAGAGAGAGGGTCTCATTAGATTTCACTCCTCTAATAAAAGGTGGGGTCTTTACTGATCCGGCATGTGCAGTCCAACGACTAACGGATCCTCAAGGAGTGTTTGCTACTGCGATCGCTCGTTCTAACGAAACTGAACTTGTTTTTCATGGGTTGGCGCACCTTCCATTATTGGTATTGATGGGCCATCTAATCAGCGATCGTGTACCTGTAAGGCTTTTTGACTTTCATCCCAGTCCTGGTTCTAATACCTGGGCGTGGCCTAATAAAGAACAGAATTTTCCACCAATGGAAGTTTACGGGCTTCCTGGTTCCCGCTCTTGGCAGGCAAAGGACGTGGTTCTTCGTGTTTCAGTTAGCTACAAGGTTTTATCTGACCAGGCTCTTACAGTTGCTCCATCAGGAGCAATTGAAATTGATTTGACGGTTGTTCCTGAGCCTGTACGTGGCGTCGTTCAAAGTGAAGAGCAAGTACGAGAGTATGGGCGAGTATTTCGACGGACATTAGATTGGATTGCTCAAAACCTGCCAGCAGGTCAGAGAATTCATCTTTTCTACGCAGGTCCGGTTACCCTTGCCTTTCACTTGGGGCAACAAATATCGGAAAATATCCATCCACCAGTGACTGTATGGAATTATCACCGGGGATATGATTGGGCGATTGATTTAGAGAAAGCATACATGGGGGAAGAATGTGTTGTCCAACCACAGTCAGGTTATGACCAGATGTAGGAGCTATCTATGCTTTTCTATTTTTCCGGACTCTGTATGTGGCGATTTTAGTTTTTTTGTACTAGGATCGACGCAAATTCTCAAGATCAGATTTTATGACTATCATTGGCAGGTTCAACAGGTTTGTCAAAAATATCCGTCCTACCGATGACCACATTAATGAGGCGAACCGACAGACTAACTACATGGTAGAGCAGCTTAAGGGAAAAGTGGCCGCAAACGGCACATTCAAGTTGGAGAAGGTTCTAAAAGCTGGCTCAAATGCTAAATTTACTTCCCTGCGCCGAACAGCAGAAAACATATTTGATGTTGATCTTGCTGCTTACTATTCCGGCACCGGAGCAACAACGCAGGAGTTAGACAAACTCTTAGATTTCACTTGCAAGCGGCTTCACGAAATCTATCCTAGTAAAACCAAAGAGGATTTTGAAACCCTGAAAAGTGCTGTTCGAGTTAAGTTTCGCAGTGGAATTAGGCTTAACGTGGATGTAGCACCGATTATCCGAGATGATTCGTTAGGTCTGGAGAACGGAGGATGGCTTCCACGCTCGGACGGATGGCGGCTAACTTCTGTGACCTGTCATAACCAGTTCATCAGTAACCGCACCGCCAAAAGCAATCAAGTACCTGGGCCAGTTAAGTTTAATCGACTCGTGCGGTTAATGAAATGGTGGAACAATCGCCAAGAGGTTTTAGCACAGCCCTCTATTTTTTGCGATCTGATAACGGCTGCTGCCTTTGATGCTTATGGTGTTACCAGCGAGTGGCAAAGTAGTTTGCGGCAAATCTTCTCCTTCCTGCTCAGACATCAATTTCTTGAACCAATTGTTTTTGATGACTACCACGATACAAGTGGACTGGTCTTTCCATCAGGTCAAGTCGTCATTATGGATTCTGTAAACCTGGAGAATAATATCGCTAAAGACTGGACAGAAGAGACTCGGTTGAGTTACCTGGAAAGAGTACAGGGTGCTTATGACTGGATGATGGAAGCCAAGAGTTATGAATTGGATGGAGATGAGGAAGGCGCTGTAAATATGTGGTGTCAAGTTTTTGGGACTGAATTTCGATCTCTGTCTGAAGGAGAAGACTAGTTAATGTCGTCTAGTTACACACGTTCTACTACCCAAACCAGTACTCAAAGTAAGGTCATTCATGTCACTCGTAAAGTGCAGGCAGACCTGCTGGCAATTTTGGATCATTATGGCTATTTCTCAGAAGACTATGCCCAGAAGCTAATTAACGATATCAGGGTGTTCATTAATGAGGAGGCAATTGACCAAGTTAAGTTCACTTGGACATGCTCAGGAAGCAATGTTGTTATGGAGGAACTTGATTACAAGGTTGTTTGGGGCAATATAGGTTTGGCTGACGATCGCTCCGGCGGTGTTCGTTATCGATTTGATCTGACCACATCTAATTTTCAAGTACGCATTAATTACAGCGATCGCTGGCGAAGCATGCCTGAAGACCAGAAGGAATTAATTCGAGAGGATCTGAAGTTGCAATGGAAACCTGCAAACCAACTGGATTACACCGGTGGTCAGTGGTCATCTGAACGGAGTTATTCAAAGGATGGTTTAGGTTTGAGCCGCAGTCGCTTTACCAGATTATGACAGACACTCCTATTTATTTAGTTAGCCCAGATGGAGCACCCTTGGGCAAATTACGTGCCAGTGTTTTAGAACTTGTTGCAGAAGCAGAACAGGTGGCACGCTCTAAGAATTTGGCTAAACGAGCCGCCTTACCAGCTTTCCTTAATGATTACTTGGAAAGAGAGGGTTATCAAGTTGCCCCGGATGAATTAAAAAGAGTGATTGCAGAATTCAATCAAGTTTGTCGAGGGGAGGCTCTTTCCGCAATTCAGATAATCTGTACGTCTGAACATCTAGCATCCTCTGCAAACAACTTCAACGAACAACTTTTCAAACAACCTATCAGTATGAGAGCAAGCCAAACAGAATCGCAAGTTCAGCAGTTCTTTGAGGTGGAACGGGTATATCCCGATGAAACAGCTAGAAGTCTTTACGAGAGTTTGATAGGACTTGACGAACACAAAAAACGATTGTTAGTTGAATTGGAAATGCTGCTTTATCCGCAACGGTTAGAAGCATGGAGCCGTGAACATCACCAAGGACGTGTACTGCATCTCTGCAAGCAACTGCATAACCGCACACCCTTGATTCTTCTAGAGGGCGATGTTGGAACAGGGAAAACAGTACTGGCGGAAACAATAGGAGACCCTCTAGCACGGCAAATTGGAAGCAAAGCAAAAGTACATCTCCTGAAAATCAACTCACAAGTGCGTGGGACGGGTTTGGTCGGTGAGATGAGCGACTTAATTGTACAGGCTTTTGCTCAAGCGGAAGCGCGGGCTGCCTCACTAAAAGAACCAATGTTACTTTTGTTAGATGAAGCAGATGCCCTTGCTGCTCGACGAGACACCCAGCAAATG from Nodosilinea sp. FACHB-141 encodes:
- a CDS encoding SAVED domain-containing protein — its product is MQPYLVDFAIVTALKIERDAVLSRLDKYEVVKEDFEPQVYYRGSIKIPGTSECYTVVVTLLLDMGNDEAATAATRLLQRWQPANLFMVGIAGGVRGKVELGDVVVAKFVFYYEPAKLTATGEQHRPEQFPTDTLLRSRAYFYEAAEWKSKIAVVRPGIPQIEDTLPNVHFEPIASGEKVIADLETLPQLLQACPKLAAVAMEGAGVARAARSHNAPPRFMEIRGICDFADPDKNDDWHCYAANAAAAFTIGLLHDRPVPPLNTERLLNKPEKPLLIICAQSLPNRVIAPDEILSGLNDGLKGRTRERVSLDFTPLIKGGVFTDPACAVQRLTDPQGVFATAIARSNETELVFHGLAHLPLLVLMGHLISDRVPVRLFDFHPSPGSNTWAWPNKEQNFPPMEVYGLPGSRSWQAKDVVLRVSVSYKVLSDQALTVAPSGAIEIDLTVVPEPVRGVVQSEEQVREYGRVFRRTLDWIAQNLPAGQRIHLFYAGPVTLAFHLGQQISENIHPPVTVWNYHRGYDWAIDLEKAYMGEECVVQPQSGYDQM
- a CDS encoding CBASS oligonucleotide cyclase codes for the protein MTIIGRFNRFVKNIRPTDDHINEANRQTNYMVEQLKGKVAANGTFKLEKVLKAGSNAKFTSLRRTAENIFDVDLAAYYSGTGATTQELDKLLDFTCKRLHEIYPSKTKEDFETLKSAVRVKFRSGIRLNVDVAPIIRDDSLGLENGGWLPRSDGWRLTSVTCHNQFISNRTAKSNQVPGPVKFNRLVRLMKWWNNRQEVLAQPSIFCDLITAAAFDAYGVTSEWQSSLRQIFSFLLRHQFLEPIVFDDYHDTSGLVFPSGQVVIMDSVNLENNIAKDWTEETRLSYLERVQGAYDWMMEAKSYELDGDEEGAVNMWCQVFGTEFRSLSEGED
- a CDS encoding AAA family ATPase, with the translated sequence MTDTPIYLVSPDGAPLGKLRASVLELVAEAEQVARSKNLAKRAALPAFLNDYLEREGYQVAPDELKRVIAEFNQVCRGEALSAIQIICTSEHLASSANNFNEQLFKQPISMRASQTESQVQQFFEVERVYPDETARSLYESLIGLDEHKKRLLVELEMLLYPQRLEAWSREHHQGRVLHLCKQLHNRTPLILLEGDVGTGKTVLAETIGDPLARQIGSKAKVHLLKINSQVRGTGLVGEMSDLIVQAFAQAEARAASLKEPMLLLLDEADALAARRDTQQMHHEDKAGLNTLLQRLDNLRLTGLAIAVIFITNRPDALDPAIRRRAALDLFFERPADEVRADIIRRYLPELEWAEEQIAKLVHLTGSQEPKNEGISFTASDLTNRLFMGALREAFSQQRELKVDDLLEQASYLIPTPKMGTI